GGGTGGCGGCGGCAGGACAGGCAGGTGCTAGTGGGGTTTGGGGAAGAGGAAGGGCGCCCCACGAAGGACCACCGGCGCGATGGGGCGCCCTGTCCCGGCTTCAGCCCTGCCTCGCCCTCAGCTTCTCAGGACTCTGGACATTCAGGTGGTGCTGACCGGCCTGGAAGTGTGGACCGAGCGGGACCGCAGCCGCGTCACGCAGGACGCCAACGCCACGCTCTGGGCCTTCCTGCAGTGGCGCCAGGGGCTGTGGGCGCAGCGGCCCCACGACTCCGCGCAGCTGCTCACGTGGGTGCCTCTGACCCGGACGCGGGTCACGGGCGGGGCGGCCTCACCTCCTGGCCCCGCCTGGTCACGCCGCACTCCGCCCCCAGGGGCCGCGCCTTCCAGGGCGCCACGGTGGGCCTGGCTCCCGTCGAGGGCATGTGCCGCGCCGAGAGCTCGGGAGGCGTGAGCACGGTGAGCCCAGCGGGCGGGGGCGAGGGGAGAGACAGGAGACTCTACGGCCGCAGTGACCGCCCCCCCCACGGCCCCCCAGGACCACTCGGAGCTCCCCATTGGCGCCGCAGCCACCATGGCCCATGAGATCGGCCACAGCCTCGGCCTCAGCCACGACCCCGACGGCTGCTGCGTGGAGGCTGCGGCCGAGTCCGGAGGCTGCGTCATGGCTGCGGCCACCGGGTATGCGGGTGGGGGGTCGGGGCTGCGGCGGGGCGGCTAGTCCTGGGGACTTCCTCCGCTGCGTTTCTTTGGTCgtccctcagtttcctcttctgtaaaatggggataatgatcaTAGTGTCCGCTTCAGGGTGGTTTATGAGGCTTAAAGGGAAGAAGCTCAGGCAAAGTGGATCCTCAACGGTATGAAGATTATTTTCCGAGTAACCTGGCGAGGTTACTCCACCGGGAGTAGCACCGTCGGGTCGCGATTCCACCTTGGGTCCCGGGCTGCTCACTCTTGGGGCCACACCGTCCCCCGTCCcgcttgctgtgtgactttgtgcGGGttacttcccctctctgggctctGCCCATCTGGCGGCTGTAGCCAAGTCCAGGGGTGGGGATCGGAGAAGCGCGGGGGTTGGGGGACTGTCCCTCCATGCCCAATGTGCTCCCCGTGCCGGTAGGCACCCGTTTCCGCGCGTGTTCAGCGCCTGCAGCCGCCGCCAGCTGCGCGCCTTCTTCCGCAAGGGGGGCGGCGCGTGCCTCTCCAATGCCCCGGACCCCGGACTCCCGGTGCCGCCGGCGCTCTGCGGGAACGGCTTCGTGGAGGCGGGCGAGGAGTGTGACTGCGGCTCTGGCCAGGTTAAGTCGGCTCGCCCGGCCCCCACTCGCCCTCTCCGCTCAGGTCTGGGGCGCTGCGCCGTCACCTGGTCCCTTCTTGCCTTTCTGGTCCCAGGAGTGCGGCGACCTCTGCTGCTTTGCTCACAACTGCTCGCTGCGCCCAGGGGCCCAGTGCGCCCACGGGGACTGCTGCGCGCACTGCCTGGTGAGGGCATGGAAGGTTCAGGGTGAGGGTTTCGGGGAGCTTGGGAGCCGGCCTGTTGGCCTTAGCTAATTGGTGCCCTCAGGTTCCCCGGTTGGGTGCTGGGCTTGGGTCGGCCTGGCTCCCCCAGCTCCGAGCCGCGCTCTCGACATGGACCTCTCACTGCACGTggcttctctctgccttccccaccACCCCTCACCTGCGCAGCTGAAGCCGGCTGGAGCGCTGTGCCGCCAGGCCATGGGTGACTGTGACCTCCCTGAGTTCTGCACGGGCACCTCCTCCCACTGTCCCCCAGACGTTTACCTACTGGACGGCTCACCCTGTGCCAGGGGCAGTGGCTACTGCTGGGATGGCGCATGTCCCACGCTGGAGCAGCAGTGCCAGCAGCTCTGGGGGCCTGGTGAGACGACGCGAGCACCCTTGCACCCTGCCCCCCATCGTCTGGTGGCGCCAGTTTCCTACTGTGGGGAACATGggcaggggaaactgaggcccgctGAGCGCGGCCCCTCTCCGAGCTGCCCCCAGCCTGGCCCATGCTTCCTCAGGCTCCCGTCCAGCTCCCGAGGCCTGTTTCCAGGTGGTGAACTCTGCGGGAGATGCTCACGGAAACTGCGGCCAGGACAGCGAGGGCCACTTCCTGCCCTGTGCAGGGAGGTagggagtggagctgagtggagggAGCAGAAGCTATGGAGTGGCTTTGGGGAAGGGGGGTATTGCAGCTGTCGACCCCCCCTCTGCTTCCCCAGGGATGCCCTGTGTGGGAAGCTGCAGTGCCAGGGCGGAAAGCCCAGCCTGCTCGCACCGCACATGGTGCCAGTGGACTCCACCATTCACCTAGATGGTCACGAAGTGACCTGTCGGGGAGCCTTGGCACTCCCCAGTGCCCAGCTGGACCTGCTTGGCTTGGGCCTGGTAGAGCCAGGCACCCAGTGTGGACCTAGAATGGTGAGCTCTGCCCACTCGACCCCTCCTTGCCATTTGAATCCTGCAGGCCAGTGTCCCCCTCACTGCCTGGTGCACTGCCCGTAGGTGTGCCAGAGCAGGCGCTGCAGGAAGACTGCCTTCCAGGAGCTTCAGCGCTGCCTGACTGCCTGCCATGGCCACGGGGTGAGAGCCCGAGGAGTGGGGGTGACCTTGGGGTTCCTAATCCTACGTgaccctccttctcttctcttctctgcagGTTTGCAATAGCAACCATAactgccactgtgctccaggctgggctcCACCCTTCTGTGACAAGCCAGGCTTTGGTGGCAGCATGGACAGTGGCCCTGTGCAGGCTGAAAGTATGCCAGTGGGGGGCATgtgggcaggagctggggtggTGCACCTGCTCAGGACTCAGCCCCCCTTCCCCCAATCCCCGCAGACCATGACACCTTCCTGCTGGCCATGCTCCTCAGCGTCCTGCTGCCTCTGCTCCCAGGGGCCGGCCTGGCCTGGTGTTGCTACCGACTCCCAGGAGCCCATCTGCAGCGATGCAGCTGGGGCTGCTGGAGGGACCCTGCATGCAGTGGGTAGGCTCCGAACGCCTGCTTCCTGAGCCTACTCCTGCGGTTCCCCTCCTCAGAGCTCTGCTGGGGCTGTGGGAGCTGGGGCAGGCCCTCAGCCTTGCCCCCAGGTGCAGAGAGCAGCCCCAGAGGCCGTGGAAAGAAGTAGCTTTGAAGAGGAGGTTCCAGTGGCCTCCCAGTGAAGCAAGGGGGTGGATCCCTGCCCCACCACCGGCACCACAAGGCATGGCCCTCTACCTCCCAGTACAGCTCCTCTTGTCCACTCTCCTGCTTCTCCCACCAGCTGGCTGCCTCACCCTTGAACTCGCCCTGTTTTCCCCTGGCTCAGATTGCAGTCCCTGTGCCATGCTGCCCCCGGAGGCCTATCCAGCCTCTGTCTCACGAGTTTTCAGCCCTTTGCCACTTCCTCTGCCCAAATCACCTCTGTCACCCCCTTGAAGTTCCCAAATGCTGGGCCCAGCACATCTTTTCACTCCATACCACTGGTCAGCTGCGGCGCTGGCTGCCCCTGTGCCAGGGCCCTGCCTTAACCCAGTTCTCTGTGACCTGGGTGGTGGCGGAGGGGGGAGTCACATAATACTAAGCATGGCTGTCCTAGGACTCACCCTGCACCAGGGCCCTAGGCAGGGCAGGCACTCTGTGGCCATGTCTGACATAACCTGGTCTTGGGAGTGCTCTGGGCAAGCCAAGGGAGATGGCGTGATTTGGGCCAGAGATGGGGACAGAGGGCATAACAGACAGGGGCAGGGCACCACCTGGGCCCCGGGTGGCAGCTAAGAGGACCCTGACACGGCGAGTCGTGATTGAGGGTCTGTGGGCAGAGGAGCAAGGTGGCCAGAGCCTGGCGTGTCAGCATGGAGGGGGCGCTGCAGAGGGTGGTGGCTGCTTCTCATCCCCAGGTGGGAGTCTTAGGGCAGGGGAGAATGTTTTGAAGGAACATCACAGGAAATGACAAG
This window of the Pongo abelii isolate AG06213 chromosome 21, NHGRI_mPonAbe1-v2.0_pri, whole genome shotgun sequence genome carries:
- the ADAM33 gene encoding disintegrin and metalloproteinase domain-containing protein 33 isoform X1 translates to MGWRPRRARGTPLLLLLLLLLFWPVPSAGVLQGHIPGQPVTPHWVLDGQPWRAVSLEEPVSKPDVGLVALEAEGQELLLELEKNHRLLAPGYIETHYGPDGQPVVLAPNHRVRCFHGLWDAPPEDHCHYQGRVRGFPDSWVVLCTCSGMSGLVTLSRNASYYLRPWPRRGSKDFSTHKIFRMEQLLTWKGACGHRDPGDKAGMTSLSGAPQSRDRREARRTWKYLELYIVADHTLFLTRHRNLNHTKQRLLEVANYVDQLLRTLDIQVVLTGLEVWTERDRSRVTQDANATLWAFLQWRQGLWAQRPHDSAQLLTGRAFQGATVGLAPVEGMCRAESSGGVSTDHSELPIGAAATMAHEIGHSLGLSHDPDGCCVEAAAESGGCVMAAATGGAARASPMPRTPDSRCRRRSAGTASWRRARSVTAALARLSRLARPPLALSAQVWGAAPSPGPFLPFWSQECGDLCCFAHNCSLRPGAQCAHGDCCAHCLLKPAGALCRQAMGDCDLPEFCTGTSSHCPPDVYLLDGSPCARGSGYCWDGACPTLEQQCQQLWGPGETTRAPLHPAPHRLVAPVSYCGEHGQGKLRPAERGPSPSCPQPGPCFLRLPSSSRGLFPGGELCGRCSRKLRPGQRGPLPALCREVGSGAEWREQKLWSGFGEGGYCSCRPPLCFPRDALCGKLQCQGGKPSLLAPHMVPVDSTIHLDGHEVTCRGALALPSAQLDLLGLGLVEPGTQCGPRMVCQSRRCRKTAFQELQRCLTACHGHGVCNSNHNCHCAPGWAPPFCDKPGFGGSMDSGPVQAENHDTFLLAMLLSVLLPLLPGAGLAWCCYRLPGAHLQRCSWGCWRDPACSGPKDGPHRDHPLGGVPSMELGPTATGQPWPLDPENSPEPSSYPEKPLPTVSPDPQADQVQMPSSCLW
- the ADAM33 gene encoding disintegrin and metalloproteinase domain-containing protein 33 isoform X4, whose amino-acid sequence is MGWRPRRARGTPLLLLLLLLLFWPVPSAGVLQGHIPGQPVTPHWVLDGQPWRAVSLEEPVSKPDVGLVALEAEGQELLLELEKNHRLLAPGYIETHYGPDGQPVVLAPNHRVRCFHGLWDAPPEDHCHYQGRVRGFPDSWVVLCTCSGMSGLVTLSRNASYYLRPWPRRGSKDFSTHKIFRMEQLLTWKGACGHRDPGDKAGMTSLSGAPQSRDRREARRTWKYLELYIVADHTLFLTRHRNLNHTKQRLLEVANYVDQLLRTLDIQVVLTGLEVWTERDRSRVTQDANATLWAFLQWRQGLWAQRPHDSAQLLTGRAFQGATVGLAPVEGMCRAESSGGVSTDHSELPIGAAATMAHEIGHSLGLSHDPDGCCVEAAAESGGCVMAAATGHPFPRVFSACSRRQLRAFFRKGGGACLSNAPDPGLPVPPALCGNGFVEAGEECDCGSGQECGDLCCFAHNCSLRPGAQCAHGDCCAHCLLKPAGALCRQAMGDCDLPEFCTGTSSHCPPDVYLLDGSPCARGSGYCWDGACPTLEQQCQQLWGPGETTRAPLHPAPHRLVAPVSYCGEHGQGKLRPAERGPSPSCPQPGPCFLRLPSSSRGLFPGGELCGRCSRKLRPGQRGPLPALCREVGSGAEWREQKLWSGFGEGGYCSCRPPLCFPRDALCGKLQCQGGKPSLLAPHMVPVDSTIHLDGHEVTCRGALALPSAQLDLLGLGLVEPGTQCGPRMVCQSRRCRKTAFQELQRCLTACHGHGVCNSNHNCHCAPGWAPPFCDKPGFGGSMDSGPVQAENHDTFLLAMLLSVLLPLLPGAGLAWCCYRLPGAHLQRCSWGCWRDPACSGPKDGPHRDHPLGGVPSMELGPTATGQPWPLDPENSPEPSSYPEKPLPTVSPDPQADQVQMPSSCLW
- the ADAM33 gene encoding disintegrin and metalloproteinase domain-containing protein 33 isoform X9 — protein: MGWRPRRARGTPLLLLLLLLLFWPVPSAGVLQGHIPGQPVTPHWVLDGQPWRAVSLEEPVSKPDVGLVALEAEGQELLLELEKNHRLLAPGYIETHYGPDGQPVVLAPNHRVRCFHGLWDAPPEDHCHYQGRVRGFPDSWVVLCTCSGMSGLVTLSRNASYYLRPWPRRGSKDFSTHKIFRMEQLLTWKGACGHRDPGDKAGMTSLSGAPQSRDRREARRTWKYLELYIVADHTLFLTRHRNLNHTKQRLLEVANYVDQLLRTLDIQVVLTGLEVWTERDRSRVTQDANATLWAFLQWRQGLWAQRPHDSAQLLTGRAFQGATVGLAPVEGMCRAESSGGVSTDHSELPIGAAATMAHEIGHSLGLSHDPDGCCVEAAAESGGCVMAAATGHPFPRVFSACSRRQLRAFFRKGGGACLSNAPDPGLPVPPALCGNGFVEAGEECDCGSGQECGDLCCFAHNCSLRPGAQCAHGDCCAHCLLKPAGALCRQAMGDCDLPEFCTGTSSHCPPDVYLLDGSPCARGSGYCWDGACPTLEQQCQQLWGPGSRPAPEACFQVVNSAGDAHGNCGQDSEGHFLPCAGRDALCGKLQCQGGKPSLLAPHMVPVDSTIHLDGHEVTCRGALALPSAQLDLLGLGLVEPGTQCGPRMVCQSRRCRKTAFQELQRCLTACHGHGVCNSNHNCHCAPGWAPPFCDKPGFGGSMDSGPVQAENHDTFLLAMLLSVLLPLLPGAGLAWCCYRLPGAHLQRCSWGCWRDPACSGPKDGPHRDHPLGGVPSMELGPTATGQPWPLDPENSPEPSSYPEKPLPTVSPDPQADQVQMPSSCLW
- the ADAM33 gene encoding disintegrin and metalloproteinase domain-containing protein 33 isoform X10; this encodes MGWRPRRARGTPLLLLLLLLLFWPVPSAGVLQGHIPGQPVTPHWVLDGQPWRAVSLEEPVSKPDVGLVALEAEGQELLLELEKNHRLLAPGYIETHYGPDGQPVVLAPNHRVRCFHGLWDAPPEDHCHYQGRVRGFPDSWVVLCTCSGMSGLVTLSRNASYYLRPWPRRGSKDFSTHKIFRMEQLLTWKGACGHRDPGDKAGMTSLSGAPQSRDRREARRTWKYLELYIVADHTLFLTRHRNLNHTKQRLLEVANYVDQLLRTLDIQVVLTGLEVWTERDRSRVTQDANATLWAFLQWRQGLWAQRPHDSAQLLTGRAFQGATVGLAPVEGMCRAESSGGVSTDHSELPIGAAATMAHEIGHSLGLSHDPDGCCVEAAAESGGCVMAAATGHPFPRVFSACSRRQLRAFFRKGGGACLSNAPDPGLPVPPALCGNGFVEAGEECDCGSGQECGDLCCFAHNCSLRPGAQCAHGDCCAHCLLKPAGALCRQAMGDCDLPEFCTGTSSHCPPDVYLLDGSPCARGSGYCWDGACPTLEQQCQQLWGPGSRPAPEACFQVVNSAGDAHGNCGQDSEGHFLPCAGRDALCGKLQCQGGKPSLLAPHMVPVDSTIHLDGHEVTCRGALALPSAQLDLLGLGLVEPGTQCGPRMVCQSRRCRKTAFQELQRCLTACHGHGVCNSNHNCHCAPGWAPPFCDKPGFGGSMDSGPVQAENHDTFLLAMLLSVLLPLLPGAGLAWCCYRLPGAHLQRCSWGCWRDPACSGPKDGPHRDHPLGGVPSMELGPTATGQPWPLDPENSPEPSSYPEKPLPTVSPDPQDQVQMPSSCLW
- the ADAM33 gene encoding disintegrin and metalloproteinase domain-containing protein 33 isoform X2, which encodes MGWRPRRARGTPLLLLLLLLLFWPVPSAGVLQGHIPGQPVTPHWVLDGQPWRAVSLEEPVSKPDVGLVALEAEGQELLLELEKNHRLLAPGYIETHYGPDGQPVVLAPNHRVRCFHGLWDAPPEDHCHYQGRVRGFPDSWVVLCTCSGMSGLVTLSRNASYYLRPWPRRGSKDFSTHKIFRMEQLLTWKGACGHRDPGDKAGMTSLSGAPQSRDRREARRTWKYLELYIVADHTLFLTRHRNLNHTKQRLLEVANYVDQLLRTLDIQVVLTGLEVWTERDRSRVTQDANATLWAFLQWRQGLWAQRPHDSAQLLTGRAFQGATVGLAPVEGMCRAESSGGVSTDHSELPIGAAATMAHEIGHSLGLSHDPDGCCVEAAAESGGCVMAAATGGAARASPMPRTPDSRCRRRSAGTASWRRARSVTAALARLSRLARPPLALSAQVWGAAPSPGPFLPFWSQECGDLCCFAHNCSLRPGAQCAHGDCCAHCLLKPAGALCRQAMGDCDLPEFCTGTSSHCPPDVYLLDGSPCARGSGYCWDGACPTLEQQCQQLWGPGETTRAPLHPAPHRLVAPVSYCGEHGQGKLRPAERGPSPSCPQPGPCFLRLPSSSRGLFPGGELCGRCSRKLRPGQRGPLPALCREVGSGAEWREQKLWSGFGEGGYCSCRPPLCFPRDALCGKLQCQGGKPSLLAPHMVPVDSTIHLDGHEVTCRGALALPSAQLDLLGLGLVEPGTQCGPRMVCQSRRCRKTAFQELQRCLTACHGHGVCNSNHNCHCAPGWAPPFCDKPGFGGSMDSGPVQAENHDTFLLAMLLSVLLPLLPGAGLAWCCYRLPGAHLQRCSWGCWRDPACSGPKDGPHRDHPLGGVPSMELGPTATGQPWPLDPENSPEPSSYPEKPLPTVSPDPQDQVQMPSSCLW
- the ADAM33 gene encoding disintegrin and metalloproteinase domain-containing protein 33 isoform X5; amino-acid sequence: MGWRPRRARGTPLLLLLLLLLFWPVPSAGVLQGHIPGQPVTPHWVLDGQPWRAVSLEEPVSKPDVGLVALEAEGQELLLELEKNHRLLAPGYIETHYGPDGQPVVLAPNHRDHCHYQGRVRGFPDSWVVLCTCSGMSGLVTLSRNASYYLRPWPRRGSKDFSTHKIFRMEQLLTWKGACGHRDPGDKAGMTSLSGAPQSRDRREARRTWKYLELYIVADHTLFLTRHRNLNHTKQRLLEVANYVDQLLRTLDIQVVLTGLEVWTERDRSRVTQDANATLWAFLQWRQGLWAQRPHDSAQLLTGRAFQGATVGLAPVEGMCRAESSGGVSTDHSELPIGAAATMAHEIGHSLGLSHDPDGCCVEAAAESGGCVMAAATGGAARASPMPRTPDSRCRRRSAGTASWRRARSVTAALARLSRLARPPLALSAQVWGAAPSPGPFLPFWSQECGDLCCFAHNCSLRPGAQCAHGDCCAHCLLKPAGALCRQAMGDCDLPEFCTGTSSHCPPDVYLLDGSPCARGSGYCWDGACPTLEQQCQQLWGPGETTRAPLHPAPHRLVAPVSYCGEHGQGKLRPAERGPSPSCPQPGPCFLRLPSSSRGLFPGGELCGRCSRKLRPGQRGPLPALCREVGSGAEWREQKLWSGFGEGGYCSCRPPLCFPRDALCGKLQCQGGKPSLLAPHMVPVDSTIHLDGHEVTCRGALALPSAQLDLLGLGLVEPGTQCGPRMVCQSRRCRKTAFQELQRCLTACHGHGVCNSNHNCHCAPGWAPPFCDKPGFGGSMDSGPVQAENHDTFLLAMLLSVLLPLLPGAGLAWCCYRLPGAHLQRCSWGCWRDPACSGPKDGPHRDHPLGGVPSMELGPTATGQPWPLDPENSPEPSSYPEKPLPTVSPDPQADQVQMPSSCLW
- the ADAM33 gene encoding disintegrin and metalloproteinase domain-containing protein 33 isoform X11, yielding MGWRPRRARGTPLLLLLLLLLFWPVPSAGVLQGHIPGQPVTPHWVLDGQPWRAVSLEEPVSKPDVGLVALEAEGQELLLELEKNHRLLAPGYIETHYGPDGQPVVLAPNHRDHCHYQGRVRGFPDSWVVLCTCSGMSGLVTLSRNASYYLRPWPRRGSKDFSTHKIFRMEQLLTWKGACGHRDPGDKAGMTSLSGAPQSRDRREARRTWKYLELYIVADHTLFLTRHRNLNHTKQRLLEVANYVDQLLRTLDIQVVLTGLEVWTERDRSRVTQDANATLWAFLQWRQGLWAQRPHDSAQLLTGRAFQGATVGLAPVEGMCRAESSGGVSTDHSELPIGAAATMAHEIGHSLGLSHDPDGCCVEAAAESGGCVMAAATGGAARASPMPRTPDSRCRRRSAGTASWRRARSVTAALARLSRLARPPLALSAQVWGAAPSPGPFLPFWSQECGDLCCFAHNCSLRPGAQCAHGDCCAHCLLKPAGALCRQAMGDCDLPEFCTGTSSHCPPDVYLLDGSPCARGSGYCWDGACPTLEQQCQQLWGPGSRPAPEACFQVVNSAGDAHGNCGQDSEGHFLPCAGRDALCGKLQCQGGKPSLLAPHMVPVDSTIHLDGHEVTCRGALALPSAQLDLLGLGLVEPGTQCGPRMVCQSRRCRKTAFQELQRCLTACHGHGVCNSNHNCHCAPGWAPPFCDKPGFGGSMDSGPVQAENHDTFLLAMLLSVLLPLLPGAGLAWCCYRLPGAHLQRCSWGCWRDPACSGPKDGPHRDHPLGGVPSMELGPTATGQPWPLDPENSPEPSSYPEKPLPTVSPDPQDQVQMPSSCLW
- the ADAM33 gene encoding disintegrin and metalloproteinase domain-containing protein 33 isoform X12, whose product is MGWRPRRARGTPLLLLLLLLLFWPVPSAGVLQGHIPGQPVTPHWVLDGQPWRAVSLEEPVSKPDVGLVALEAEGQELLLELEKNHRLLAPGYIETHYGPDGQPVVLAPNHRDRREARRTWKYLELYIVADHTLFLTRHRNLNHTKQRLLEVANYVDQLLRTLDIQVVLTGLEVWTERDRSRVTQDANATLWAFLQWRQGLWAQRPHDSAQLLTGRAFQGATVGLAPVEGMCRAESSGGVSTDHSELPIGAAATMAHEIGHSLGLSHDPDGCCVEAAAESGGCVMAAATGGAARASPMPRTPDSRCRRRSAGTASWRRARSVTAALARLSRLARPPLALSAQVWGAAPSPGPFLPFWSQECGDLCCFAHNCSLRPGAQCAHGDCCAHCLLKPAGALCRQAMGDCDLPEFCTGTSSHCPPDVYLLDGSPCARGSGYCWDGACPTLEQQCQQLWGPGETTRAPLHPAPHRLVAPVSYCGEHGQGKLRPAERGPSPSCPQPGPCFLRLPSSSRGLFPGGELCGRCSRKLRPGQRGPLPALCREVGSGAEWREQKLWSGFGEGGYCSCRPPLCFPRDALCGKLQCQGGKPSLLAPHMVPVDSTIHLDGHEVTCRGALALPSAQLDLLGLGLVEPGTQCGPRMVCQSRRCRKTAFQELQRCLTACHGHGVCNSNHNCHCAPGWAPPFCDKPGFGGSMDSGPVQAENHDTFLLAMLLSVLLPLLPGAGLAWCCYRLPGAHLQRCSWGCWRDPACSGPKDGPHRDHPLGGVPSMELGPTATGQPWPLDPENSPEPSSYPEKPLPTVSPDPQADQVQMPSSCLW
- the ADAM33 gene encoding disintegrin and metalloproteinase domain-containing protein 33 isoform X14; the encoded protein is MGWRPRRARGTPLLLLLLLLLFWPVPSAGVLQGHIPGQPVTPHWVLDGQPWRAVSLEEPVSKPDVGLVALEAEGQELLLELEKNHRLLAPGYIETHYGPDGQPVVLAPNHRDHCHYQGRVRGFPDSWVVLCTCSGMSGLVTLSRNASYYLRPWPRRGSKDFSTHKIFRMEQLLTWKGACGHRDPGDKAGMTSLSGAPQSRDRREARRTWKYLELYIVADHTLFLTRHRNLNHTKQRLLEVANYVDQLLRTLDIQVVLTGLEVWTERDRSRVTQDANATLWAFLQWRQGLWAQRPHDSAQLLTGRAFQGATVGLAPVEGMCRAESSGGVSTDHSELPIGAAATMAHEIGHSLGLSHDPDGCCVEAAAESGGCVMAAATGHPFPRVFSACSRRQLRAFFRKGGGACLSNAPDPGLPVPPALCGNGFVEAGEECDCGSGQECGDLCCFAHNCSLRPGAQCAHGDCCAHCLLKPAGALCRQAMGDCDLPEFCTGTSSHCPPDVYLLDGSPCARGSGYCWDGACPTLEQQCQQLWGPGSRPAPEACFQVVNSAGDAHGNCGQDSEGHFLPCAGRDALCGKLQCQGGKPSLLAPHMVPVDSTIHLDGHEVTCRGALALPSAQLDLLGLGLVEPGTQCGPRMVCQSRRCRKTAFQELQRCLTACHGHGVCNSNHNCHCAPGWAPPFCDKPGFGGSMDSGPVQAENHDTFLLAMLLSVLLPLLPGAGLAWCCYRLPGAHLQRCSWGCWRDPACSGPKDGPHRDHPLGGVPSMELGPTATGQPWPLDPENSPEPSSYPEKPLPTVSPDPQDQVQMPSSCLW
- the ADAM33 gene encoding disintegrin and metalloproteinase domain-containing protein 33 isoform X15 gives rise to the protein MGWRPRRARGTPLLLLLLLLLFWPVPSAGVLQGHIPGQPVTPHWVLDGQPWRAVSLEEPVSKPDVGLVALEAEGQELLLELEKNQLLAPGYIETHYGPDGQPVVLAPNHRDHCHYQGRVRGFPDSWVVLCTCSGMSGLVTLSRNASYYLRPWPRRGSKDFSTHKIFRMEQLLTWKGACGHRDPGDKAGMTSLSGAPQSRDRREARRTWKYLELYIVADHTLFLTRHRNLNHTKQRLLEVANYVDQLLRTLDIQVVLTGLEVWTERDRSRVTQDANATLWAFLQWRQGLWAQRPHDSAQLLTGRAFQGATVGLAPVEGMCRAESSGGVSTDHSELPIGAAATMAHEIGHSLGLSHDPDGCCVEAAAESGGCVMAAATGHPFPRVFSACSRRQLRAFFRKGGGACLSNAPDPGLPVPPALCGNGFVEAGEECDCGSGQECGDLCCFAHNCSLRPGAQCAHGDCCAHCLLKPAGALCRQAMGDCDLPEFCTGTSSHCPPDVYLLDGSPCARGSGYCWDGACPTLEQQCQQLWGPGSRPAPEACFQVVNSAGDAHGNCGQDSEGHFLPCAGRDALCGKLQCQGGKPSLLAPHMVPVDSTIHLDGHEVTCRGALALPSAQLDLLGLGLVEPGTQCGPRMVCQSRRCRKTAFQELQRCLTACHGHGVCNSNHNCHCAPGWAPPFCDKPGFGGSMDSGPVQAENHDTFLLAMLLSVLLPLLPGAGLAWCCYRLPGAHLQRCSWGCWRDPACSGPKDGPHRDHPLGGVPSMELGPTATGQPWPLDPENSPEPSSYPEKPLPTVSPDPQDQVQMPSSCLW
- the ADAM33 gene encoding disintegrin and metalloproteinase domain-containing protein 33 isoform X7; translation: MGWRPRRARGTPLLLLLLLLLFWPVPSAGVLQGHIPGQPVTPHWVLDGQPWRAVSLEEPVSKPDVGLVALEAEGQELLLELEKNHRLLAPGYIETHYGPDGQPVVLAPNHRVRCFHGLWDAPPEDHCHYQGRVRGFPDSWVVLCTCSGMSGLVTLSRNASYYLRPWPRRGSKDFSTHKIFRMEQLLTWKGACGHRDPGDKAGMTSLSGAPQSRDRREARRTWKYLELYIVADHTLFLTRHRNLNHTKQRLLEVANYVDQLLRTLDIQVVLTGLEVWTERDRSRVTQDANATLWAFLQWRQGLWAQRPHDSAQLLTGRAFQGATVGLAPVEGMCRAESSGGVSTDHSELPIGAAATMAHEIGHSLGLSHDPDGCCVEAAAESGGCVMAAATGGAARASPMPRTPDSRCRRRSAGTASWRRARSVTAALARLSRLARPPLALSAQVWGAAPSPGPFLPFWSQECGDLCCFAHNCSLRPGAQCAHGDCCAHCLLKPAGALCRQAMGDCDLPEFCTGTSSHCPPDVYLLDGSPCARGSGYCWDGACPTLEQQCQQLWGPGSRPAPEACFQVVNSAGDAHGNCGQDSEGHFLPCAGRDALCGKLQCQGGKPSLLAPHMVPVDSTIHLDGHEVTCRGALALPSAQLDLLGLGLVEPGTQCGPRMVCQSRRCRKTAFQELQRCLTACHGHGVCNSNHNCHCAPGWAPPFCDKPGFGGSMDSGPVQAENHDTFLLAMLLSVLLPLLPGAGLAWCCYRLPGAHLQRCSWGCWRDPACSGPKDGPHRDHPLGGVPSMELGPTATGQPWPLDPENSPEPSSYPEKPLPTVSPDPQADQVQMPSSCLW